Proteins from one Bacteroides mediterraneensis genomic window:
- a CDS encoding LytTR family DNA-binding domain-containing protein: protein MNDKIKAVIVDDEETAIDNLCFELKKYQWISVEGIAHNGKSGIRLIEKGHPDLLFLDVELPDMLGMDVAIKVHEIQNWDMHIIFYTAYNKYLIDALRNYAFDFLLKPVDPNELAMALGRLRETGVKNSTNFLINNGREGEKSFMVVTPMGDLRVLRVSDIGYFRYVSDRKIWEVALANGSFIPLKRNTRAEHLCAYDSAFVQIHQSYIINMNYLLMVQGGQCVMYPPFNEVDELQVSKKYRKEMMERFCQL, encoded by the coding sequence ATGAATGATAAAATTAAGGCTGTCATTGTAGATGACGAAGAAACGGCCATTGATAATCTTTGTTTTGAACTGAAGAAGTATCAGTGGATATCCGTGGAAGGGATTGCCCATAATGGAAAGTCAGGCATCCGTTTGATTGAGAAGGGACATCCGGATTTGTTGTTCTTGGATGTGGAACTCCCTGATATGCTGGGGATGGACGTGGCTATCAAAGTGCATGAGATTCAAAATTGGGACATGCATATTATTTTTTATACGGCGTATAACAAATATCTGATAGATGCTTTGCGTAATTATGCTTTTGATTTTCTTTTAAAGCCTGTGGACCCTAACGAACTGGCCATGGCTTTGGGACGTTTGCGGGAGACGGGTGTCAAGAATTCGACAAACTTCCTGATAAATAATGGCCGTGAGGGAGAAAAATCTTTTATGGTGGTGACTCCGATGGGCGATTTACGGGTGTTGCGTGTGTCTGATATCGGTTATTTCCGGTATGTGTCCGACCGGAAAATCTGGGAAGTGGCCTTGGCCAACGGTTCTTTTATACCTTTAAAACGGAATACAAGGGCAGAGCATCTCTGTGCATACGATTCGGCTTTTGTGCAGATTCATCAGTCGTATATCATCAATATGAATTATTTGTTGATGGTGCAGGGCGGACAGTGTGTGATGTATCCTCCCTTTAATGAAGTTGATGAGCTTCAGGTATCTAAAAAATACCGAAAAGAGATGATGGAGCGTTTTTGCCAGTTGTAA
- a CDS encoding AMP-binding protein: MSHPTFITDIARQHIRIEGVDYSATEARARQEGQPSVLQETFYARYGAESFQASLADFLSEWFDDHNTVLVHTSGSTGTPKPLRVEKQRMMQSAMLTVSFLGLTPGDTALLCMPLKYIAGKMVVVRALVAGLNLLPVTPSGHPLAQTSTAPVFAAMIPMQVFNTLQVAEEKECLRQIRHLIIGGGAIDASLGKQLLSFPHAVWSTYGMTETLSHIALRRLNGPEASDWYTPFPHVRLSLSAENTLTIQAPAVCPDILATNDICEFNAQGQFRILGRKDNTLNTGGVKVQIEEVENALKSFLATPFQITAVTDPKFGERIVLLLEDEDGTCPETALRKAFDSLPPYWRPKQIFHIRQLPQTGTGKPDRATARRIAEEIARQKEK; this comes from the coding sequence ATGAGCCATCCTACCTTTATCACCGACATTGCCCGTCAGCACATCCGGATAGAAGGAGTGGACTATTCGGCCACAGAGGCCCGTGCCCGACAGGAAGGACAACCCAGTGTCCTGCAGGAAACCTTCTATGCCCGATACGGAGCGGAGAGTTTCCAAGCCTCTTTGGCCGATTTCCTGAGTGAATGGTTTGACGACCACAACACCGTACTGGTACACACTTCCGGTTCGACGGGAACGCCCAAACCGCTGCGGGTAGAAAAACAACGCATGATGCAAAGCGCCATGCTGACAGTCAGTTTTCTAGGATTGACTCCCGGCGATACGGCCCTACTCTGCATGCCACTGAAATACATCGCCGGAAAGATGGTTGTAGTCCGTGCGCTGGTGGCCGGATTGAACCTGCTGCCAGTCACTCCCAGCGGACATCCGCTGGCACAAACAAGCACTGCTCCCGTTTTCGCTGCCATGATTCCCATGCAGGTATTCAACACTTTGCAAGTGGCCGAAGAAAAAGAATGCCTTCGGCAAATCCGCCACCTCATCATCGGCGGAGGAGCCATCGATGCGTCTTTGGGAAAGCAACTACTGTCATTTCCACACGCCGTATGGAGTACGTATGGTATGACGGAAACCCTGTCGCACATTGCCTTGCGACGCCTCAACGGTCCGGAGGCCTCCGACTGGTACACGCCTTTCCCACACGTCAGACTGTCTCTTTCAGCGGAAAATACCCTGACCATTCAGGCCCCGGCTGTCTGCCCGGACATCCTGGCCACCAACGACATCTGTGAGTTCAATGCACAAGGACAGTTCCGCATTCTGGGACGGAAAGACAACACACTCAACACGGGAGGCGTCAAGGTACAGATTGAAGAGGTGGAAAATGCGCTGAAATCCTTTTTAGCAACTCCTTTCCAAATAACTGCCGTCACCGACCCTAAATTTGGGGAGCGCATCGTACTGCTGCTGGAAGACGAGGACGGCACCTGCCCGGAAACGGCCTTGAGAAAGGCATTCGATTCCCTTCCTCCCTATTGGCGACCCAAGCAAATCTTCCACATCCGGCAGTTGCCACAGACCGGAACCGGCAAGCCCGACCGGGCCACTGCACGCAGGATAGCCGAAGAAATCGCGAGACAAAAGGAGAAATAA
- a CDS encoding DUF5723 family protein translates to MRRFGCKGLLLLGSILMWGGTAVQAQYLRSSYFMEGTSARLQLNPGLQPTRGYFNIPVIGSFNMSASSNVLGTSDIIDILDSGSDLYSNDKLFDRLKADNRLNVNLNTDILSFGWYKGKGFWSFNLGLRADFGAALSKDMFSMMRTMNGFSLENIAGQKQQYSLSNQTLNMKAYAEIGLGYSRQITEKLTVGGRVKILLGLARAEMNVNKFDLELDVPDLNHYASSDYASRGELSPSDWYGKGYSYAADANMITTLKGGGMTFDQDGKIDNFDLEAGDLGIAGSGFGIDLGASYKVWDNLTVSASILDLGFLKWKESETTVATVSGSEDVTITPDNYDHYIGGDFLSLERFDFREGSPEKVKTKTHLYSTLLLAGEYGFWDNKLSVGAMYTARFTQPKTLSELTFLATIRPKSWLNAAISYSPIQAGGKSIGLALKLGSLFVGTDYMFFGGNSKSVNGFLGISFPLGGPKSSSEL, encoded by the coding sequence ATGAGAAGATTTGGATGCAAGGGTTTGCTTCTGTTAGGGAGCATATTAATGTGGGGAGGAACTGCGGTACAGGCTCAGTATTTGCGTTCTTCTTATTTTATGGAAGGTACAAGTGCGCGTTTGCAATTGAATCCAGGCTTGCAGCCTACAAGGGGATATTTCAATATTCCTGTAATTGGCTCGTTTAATATGTCGGCTTCTTCTAATGTTTTGGGTACAAGTGATATCATTGATATCTTGGATTCTGGGAGTGATTTGTATTCAAATGATAAGCTGTTTGATCGCTTGAAGGCAGATAATCGCTTGAATGTGAACCTGAATACCGATATTTTATCTTTTGGCTGGTATAAGGGAAAAGGTTTCTGGAGTTTTAATCTGGGTTTACGTGCAGACTTTGGAGCAGCTTTATCCAAAGATATGTTTTCCATGATGCGTACGATGAATGGCTTCTCCTTGGAAAACATTGCAGGGCAAAAACAGCAATATAGTTTATCCAACCAGACCCTGAATATGAAAGCCTATGCTGAAATTGGGTTGGGTTATTCTCGGCAGATTACAGAAAAACTGACAGTGGGAGGACGGGTAAAAATCCTGTTGGGTCTGGCTCGTGCTGAAATGAATGTCAATAAGTTTGACTTGGAATTGGATGTACCCGATTTGAATCATTACGCTTCTTCGGATTATGCTTCTCGTGGAGAGTTGTCTCCTTCTGACTGGTATGGAAAAGGATATTCTTATGCAGCGGATGCAAACATGATTACGACCTTAAAGGGGGGTGGTATGACTTTTGATCAAGATGGCAAAATAGATAATTTCGACCTGGAGGCAGGAGATTTGGGAATAGCAGGTTCCGGTTTTGGAATTGATTTGGGGGCAAGTTACAAAGTTTGGGATAATCTGACTGTATCTGCTTCCATTCTTGACTTAGGTTTCTTGAAATGGAAAGAAAGTGAGACAACTGTGGCCACAGTAAGTGGGAGTGAAGATGTGACTATTACTCCAGACAATTATGACCATTATATCGGAGGTGATTTCCTGTCTTTGGAACGTTTTGACTTTAGAGAGGGTTCACCGGAAAAAGTAAAGACAAAAACTCATTTGTATTCTACTTTGTTGTTGGCTGGTGAATATGGCTTCTGGGATAATAAGTTGAGTGTCGGTGCGATGTACACTGCTCGTTTTACACAGCCGAAGACTTTAAGTGAACTGACTTTTTTAGCAACGATTCGTCCGAAAAGCTGGTTGAATGCAGCTATCAGTTATTCTCCGATTCAGGCTGGTGGTAAATCAATCGGTTTGGCGTTGAAACTAGGTTCATTATTTGTAGGTACCGACTACATGTTCTTTGGTGGTAATTCTAAGTCGGTAAATGGATTCCTGGGCATTTCTTTCCCTTTGGGTGGTCCGAAATCCTCTTCTGAATTATAA
- a CDS encoding isochorismate synthase, producing MKTPETIYHHLIDSFTRQEVCFALYRLPWTDEPILVMQEEGSPILLNSLEELNQRKGFLLSPFQLTHTRPAILIRPDIVAHDWEEIKQALQEWTTRHPASMNPIQSFPKEKEEVDTTLQPSEKEEKEQYTETFSRFILPLKEKLFRKLVLSRSSVQPLHEAFSPLTTFIQACNNYPRMMISLCHTPSTGTWIGSTPEIILSGHEEEWHTVALAGTMPMQGEVMPTDWSKKNKEEQAFVGEYIRKTVKRFGSKLTEKGPYTARAGQLVHLKTDFHFCLKDTNHLGNVLQELHPTPAVCGLPKEEAYRFILQTEPHDRLFYSGIIGWMDPQGDTTLYVNLRCMHVEGNTATLYAGGGILPDSTADSEWEETQQKMNTMRNILSI from the coding sequence ATGAAAACTCCGGAAACTATCTATCACCACCTCATCGATTCATTTACGCGGCAAGAAGTATGCTTTGCGCTATACCGGCTTCCATGGACAGACGAGCCAATCCTGGTCATGCAAGAAGAAGGGAGTCCCATCCTTCTAAACAGTCTGGAAGAACTGAATCAGCGAAAAGGATTTCTTTTATCCCCGTTCCAGCTGACCCATACACGCCCTGCAATATTAATCCGTCCAGACATCGTAGCACACGACTGGGAAGAAATCAAACAGGCCTTGCAGGAATGGACGACTCGCCATCCAGCGTCCATGAACCCGATTCAATCCTTCCCCAAAGAAAAAGAAGAGGTGGATACGACACTCCAACCCTCTGAAAAAGAGGAAAAGGAGCAATACACCGAAACATTCAGCCGCTTTATCCTGCCACTGAAAGAAAAGCTGTTCCGTAAGCTGGTGCTTTCAAGAAGTAGCGTCCAGCCACTGCACGAAGCATTTTCTCCACTGACCACATTCATCCAGGCCTGCAACAATTACCCGCGCATGATGATTTCCTTGTGCCACACCCCTTCTACCGGCACATGGATAGGCAGCACGCCCGAAATCATCCTCAGCGGGCACGAGGAGGAATGGCATACCGTAGCCCTGGCAGGCACCATGCCCATGCAGGGAGAAGTCATGCCTACGGATTGGAGCAAAAAGAACAAGGAAGAACAGGCTTTCGTGGGAGAATACATCCGTAAAACCGTCAAGAGATTCGGCAGCAAACTGACCGAAAAGGGACCTTATACGGCCCGTGCCGGTCAACTGGTACATTTGAAAACGGACTTTCATTTTTGCCTGAAGGATACAAACCACTTGGGCAATGTGCTGCAAGAACTGCACCCCACCCCTGCCGTCTGCGGACTGCCGAAAGAAGAAGCCTACCGGTTTATTCTGCAAACGGAACCGCACGACCGCCTTTTCTATTCCGGCATCATCGGATGGATGGACCCGCAAGGCGACACCACCCTATATGTCAACCTGCGCTGCATGCACGTGGAAGGAAATACAGCCACCCTTTATGCGGGAGGAGGTATCCTGCCCGACTCCACGGCCGATTCGGAATGGGAAGAAACGCAGCAGAAAATGAATACCATGCGAAATATCCTCTCAATCTAA
- a CDS encoding o-succinylbenzoate synthase, whose product MYSLKIFPRTLHFKQPAGTSRGVYHIRQVWYLLLTDTETGQYGVGECAPLPALSCDDLPDYPRLLAEICEKTAADGHIDYEALRPYPSILFGLETAFAHLQAHSLRFWDTPFSRGTQGIPINGLIWMGNFDEMYRRIEEKMKAGFRCIKVKIGAIEFERELELLAHIRRHFSASDIELRVDANGAFRPEDALRKLTQLNEFQLHSIEQPIRAGQWEAMKALCADSPFPIALDEELIGVNETCRKKELLDTIRPQYIILKPSLHGGIRGAEEWISLAQERGIGYWVTSALESNIGLNAITQWCATLHPTMPQGLGTGQLFTDNLDYPLHIEGDCLWFHPEEKASDFLTFLNRP is encoded by the coding sequence ATGTATTCACTGAAAATATTTCCGCGTACCCTCCATTTCAAACAACCTGCCGGCACATCCCGCGGAGTGTACCACATCCGGCAAGTCTGGTATCTGCTGCTCACCGACACGGAAACCGGACAGTATGGCGTAGGTGAATGTGCCCCCCTGCCTGCCCTGAGCTGTGACGACCTGCCCGACTACCCTCGGCTGCTGGCTGAAATCTGTGAAAAGACTGCAGCCGACGGACACATCGACTACGAAGCACTCCGCCCCTATCCGTCCATCCTTTTCGGACTGGAAACGGCCTTTGCCCACCTGCAGGCCCATAGCCTGAGATTTTGGGATACTCCCTTCAGCCGGGGCACACAAGGTATTCCCATCAACGGACTCATCTGGATGGGCAATTTTGACGAGATGTACCGCCGCATCGAAGAAAAGATGAAAGCCGGATTCCGGTGCATCAAGGTAAAAATCGGGGCTATCGAATTCGAACGGGAACTGGAACTGCTGGCCCACATCCGCCGTCATTTTTCCGCTTCCGACATCGAACTCCGTGTGGATGCCAACGGAGCCTTCCGACCGGAAGATGCCCTGAGGAAACTGACACAACTGAACGAATTCCAGCTTCATTCCATCGAACAGCCCATACGGGCCGGACAATGGGAAGCGATGAAGGCTCTGTGCGCTGACTCTCCCTTCCCCATCGCACTGGACGAAGAACTGATTGGCGTGAACGAAACCTGCCGGAAAAAAGAATTGCTGGATACCATCCGTCCGCAATACATCATCCTGAAACCGTCGCTCCACGGAGGCATCCGAGGGGCAGAAGAATGGATTTCACTGGCCCAGGAAAGGGGTATCGGCTACTGGGTGACTTCAGCGCTGGAATCGAACATCGGCCTGAACGCCATCACCCAATGGTGTGCCACGCTTCACCCGACCATGCCACAGGGACTCGGTACCGGCCAGCTCTTTACCGACAACCTCGACTATCCGCTGCACATTGAAGGCGACTGCCTGTGGTTCCATCCCGAAGAAAAGGCCTCTGATTTTCTAACTTTCCTGAATCGTCCCTGA
- a CDS encoding histidine kinase has protein sequence MERISADSPEHVSRMVDRIIPSVKDSTMYYRLLLLKVRSCFLSFRLDSASYLLDKIGAFCDKHAESQDIARLYAMVYNARGNICVRTSQADSACRCYLKSFEYATRGGNRESLPDICLNLADVYVKKGRYDLGALWYNRSLSIADSLDMSDKQRFPAYYGLAQVNMELRDFAACDYYYNLASRYYDQMHPFEKHIYLNNRGNSYYYRQDYATALTYFRRSLGVVNQYPDMNFERNLTMINLGEVFLLLNHLDSASYYLQKCRGFFDSIHHSTALYCIDTQLMELALKQGNVALAKERLKHAKKYDQVEPNMIHVRNRYLQRYYEKVGDYKQAYHYLKENHRMDDSIRNERVKMRAAELELKYAQDSTLMKKEIFIREKENQVLQLHQWMYMIVGGCFLLIAIAFVIILYRKRLREKEQWRMQNAITSLRLENVRNRISPHFVFNVLNREMNLHKGEEESKNLIGLTKLIRRNLELTDCLAVSLADELEFVDTYVDLEKESLGADFHYQLELDERINLQEVKVPSMLLQIPVENAIKHGLRLKEGKRLLIIKVRRLEDNQVDIVVCDNGGGYRQVSVNHGTGTGMKVITQTIQLLNTYNSRPILVKISNVMVGDENEMGCEVRFVIPLNYSFQLKKIKKA, from the coding sequence ATGGAGAGAATCTCTGCCGATTCACCGGAACATGTCAGCCGGATGGTCGACCGGATTATTCCGTCTGTGAAAGATAGTACGATGTATTATCGTTTGTTGTTGTTGAAAGTAAGAAGTTGTTTTTTATCTTTTAGGCTGGACTCAGCCTCTTATTTGTTGGATAAGATTGGTGCTTTCTGTGATAAACATGCTGAAAGTCAAGATATAGCCCGTTTGTATGCAATGGTTTATAATGCGCGAGGGAATATTTGTGTGCGCACTTCTCAGGCGGATTCTGCTTGTCGGTGTTATTTGAAGTCTTTTGAATATGCCACTCGCGGTGGCAACCGGGAGTCTTTGCCCGATATATGTTTGAACCTGGCAGATGTGTATGTCAAGAAAGGACGTTATGACTTGGGAGCTTTGTGGTATAATCGTTCGTTGTCTATTGCCGACTCGCTGGATATGTCCGACAAGCAACGGTTTCCGGCCTATTATGGTCTGGCTCAAGTAAATATGGAGTTGAGGGATTTTGCTGCTTGTGATTATTATTATAACCTGGCATCGCGTTATTATGACCAGATGCATCCTTTTGAGAAGCATATTTATTTGAACAACCGGGGAAATTCATATTATTATCGTCAGGATTATGCAACCGCCTTGACGTATTTCCGTCGCTCATTGGGGGTGGTGAATCAATATCCGGATATGAATTTTGAGCGGAATCTGACCATGATTAATCTAGGTGAAGTGTTTCTGTTGTTGAACCATTTGGATTCCGCTTCTTATTATTTGCAGAAATGCCGGGGTTTTTTTGACTCTATTCACCATTCGACAGCTTTGTATTGCATTGATACGCAGTTGATGGAGCTGGCATTAAAGCAAGGAAATGTGGCTTTGGCTAAAGAACGCCTGAAACATGCCAAGAAATATGATCAGGTGGAACCCAATATGATTCATGTGCGCAACCGTTACTTGCAGCGGTATTATGAAAAGGTGGGTGACTATAAACAGGCCTATCATTATCTGAAGGAGAACCATCGCATGGATGATTCCATACGGAATGAGAGGGTGAAGATGCGGGCAGCAGAACTTGAATTGAAGTATGCACAGGACAGTACGTTGATGAAAAAGGAAATTTTTATCCGTGAGAAAGAAAATCAGGTACTTCAGCTGCACCAATGGATGTATATGATTGTGGGCGGATGTTTTTTGTTGATAGCAATCGCTTTTGTAATCATCTTGTATCGCAAGCGTTTGAGGGAGAAGGAGCAGTGGCGTATGCAGAATGCGATTACTTCATTGCGCCTGGAAAATGTGCGTAACCGGATTTCTCCCCATTTTGTTTTTAACGTGCTGAATCGTGAAATGAATCTCCACAAAGGAGAGGAAGAAAGCAAGAACCTGATTGGTTTGACAAAGCTGATACGTCGCAATCTGGAACTGACTGATTGTCTGGCCGTATCATTGGCTGATGAACTGGAGTTTGTGGATACGTATGTGGATTTGGAGAAAGAATCATTGGGGGCCGATTTTCATTATCAGTTGGAGCTGGATGAACGGATAAATTTGCAAGAGGTGAAGGTGCCTTCCATGCTGTTGCAGATACCTGTGGAAAATGCCATCAAGCACGGGTTGCGGTTGAAAGAAGGAAAGCGCTTGTTGATAATAAAAGTGCGTCGGTTGGAAGATAACCAAGTAGATATTGTGGTTTGTGACAATGGAGGAGGTTATCGTCAAGTGAGCGTAAATCACGGTACGGGAACCGGTATGAAGGTGATTACACAGACCATCCAATTGCTGAATACGTATAACTCACGTCCTATACTGGTGAAAATTAGTAATGTAATGGTAGGAGATGAGAATGAAATGGGGTGTGAGGTACGATTTGTGATTCCTTTGAACTATTCTTTTCAATTAAAGAAAATAAAAAAAGCATGA
- a CDS encoding PaaI family thioesterase encodes MNDKSSYELPDLSHSMGAHLGIQFLEMEEGYVKAQMPVDEKTCQPFGILNGGASLALAEIVAGHGSIPLCSPGEMPCGIQVSANHLRMVPKGEYVIATGRLIHRGRTSHLWNVDITNSTGNLISTARIVNQIVKKRS; translated from the coding sequence ATGAATGATAAATCCTCTTATGAACTGCCTGATTTGAGCCACTCCATGGGAGCTCATCTAGGCATTCAGTTTCTCGAAATGGAAGAGGGATATGTCAAAGCCCAAATGCCAGTCGACGAAAAGACTTGCCAGCCATTTGGCATACTCAATGGCGGAGCCTCACTGGCCCTCGCAGAAATCGTAGCCGGGCACGGTTCCATTCCATTGTGCAGCCCTGGAGAAATGCCCTGCGGCATTCAGGTCAGTGCCAACCACCTCCGCATGGTCCCCAAAGGAGAATATGTAATTGCCACAGGACGACTGATTCACCGTGGCCGCACCTCTCACTTGTGGAATGTAGATATCACCAACTCCACGGGAAATTTGATTTCCACTGCACGCATCGTCAACCAAATAGTCAAGAAACGTTCATGA
- the menD gene encoding 2-succinyl-5-enolpyruvyl-6-hydroxy-3-cyclohexene-1-carboxylic-acid synthase, producing MYTDKKNILQLVALLKAHRIQKIVLCPGSRNIPIVQTLVNIPEFTCYPMTDERSAGFFALGLALNGGQPAAICCTSGTALLNIHPAVAEAFYQQVPLVVISADRPAAWIGQMDGQTLPQPGVFGSLVKKSVDLPEVQTEEDEWYCNRLINEALMELDHHGKGPVHINVPISEPFFKLPVTELPEARVITRYQGLNVYDKDYQPLIERLNRYQRRMVVVGQMNLIYLFDKKSTKMLYKHFAWFTENISNQTIPGQPIRNIEPLLCSMDFEAQQKMRPELLITYGGHIISKRLKKFLRRHPPVEHWHVTPDGQVADLFGSLTTVIEMDPFEFLEKIAPMMDSRTPEYPRAWEALSKQIPQAEFPYSEMSAIGKVIGHLPTPCSLHLANSSTVRYAQLFPLPQEVEVLSNRGTNGIEGSLSTALGYATASDKLNFIFIGDLSFFYDMNALWNTNYGSNVRILLLNNEGGEIFHALPGLEMQDSSRRFITATHRTSAKAWAEDRGFHYLSAHNDEELDQTVEAFTQPSITSRPILLEVFTEKDKDIEHLKTYYHNLK from the coding sequence ATGTATACTGACAAAAAAAATATCTTGCAGCTCGTAGCCCTGCTGAAAGCTCACCGCATACAGAAGATTGTGTTATGCCCCGGAAGCCGGAACATTCCTATCGTACAAACCTTGGTCAACATTCCGGAGTTTACCTGCTATCCGATGACCGATGAACGTAGTGCCGGTTTTTTTGCCTTGGGACTGGCCCTGAACGGAGGCCAACCGGCGGCAATCTGCTGCACATCGGGTACGGCCCTACTGAATATTCACCCGGCCGTGGCCGAAGCCTTCTACCAGCAAGTCCCTCTTGTAGTGATTTCGGCCGACCGCCCTGCGGCATGGATTGGCCAGATGGACGGACAAACGCTTCCGCAGCCAGGGGTGTTTGGCAGCCTGGTCAAAAAATCGGTCGACTTGCCCGAAGTACAGACGGAAGAAGACGAATGGTACTGCAACCGACTTATCAACGAGGCTCTCATGGAACTTGACCACCATGGGAAAGGACCTGTACATATCAACGTTCCCATCAGTGAGCCCTTCTTTAAACTCCCGGTAACGGAACTTCCCGAAGCACGGGTCATTACCCGTTACCAGGGACTGAACGTGTACGACAAGGACTACCAGCCGCTCATCGAACGGCTGAACCGTTACCAGCGACGCATGGTGGTGGTGGGACAGATGAACCTGATTTACCTGTTCGACAAGAAATCTACCAAGATGCTCTACAAGCATTTTGCCTGGTTCACCGAAAACATCAGCAACCAGACCATTCCGGGACAGCCCATCCGCAACATCGAGCCGCTGCTCTGCTCTATGGATTTTGAAGCGCAGCAGAAGATGCGTCCGGAACTGCTCATCACATACGGAGGACATATCATCTCCAAACGACTCAAGAAATTCCTTCGCCGCCATCCACCGGTAGAACACTGGCACGTAACTCCCGACGGGCAGGTAGCCGACCTTTTCGGTTCTCTGACCACCGTCATCGAAATGGACCCGTTTGAGTTTTTGGAAAAGATTGCACCGATGATGGACAGCCGAACTCCAGAATACCCGCGCGCCTGGGAAGCCCTGTCCAAGCAGATTCCGCAGGCCGAATTTCCCTACTCCGAGATGAGTGCCATCGGAAAAGTCATCGGGCACCTGCCGACACCTTGCTCGCTCCACCTGGCCAACAGCTCGACGGTACGCTATGCCCAACTGTTCCCGCTCCCTCAGGAAGTGGAAGTTTTGTCAAACCGGGGAACCAACGGCATCGAAGGCTCCTTGTCCACGGCCCTCGGTTACGCTACGGCCTCCGACAAGCTCAATTTCATCTTTATCGGCGACCTGAGTTTCTTCTATGACATGAATGCCCTCTGGAACACCAACTACGGAAGCAACGTACGCATCCTCCTGCTCAACAACGAAGGAGGCGAAATCTTCCATGCCCTTCCGGGACTGGAGATGCAGGACAGCAGCCGACGTTTCATCACGGCCACGCACCGCACCTCGGCCAAAGCATGGGCCGAAGACCGTGGCTTCCACTACCTCTCCGCCCATAACGACGAGGAACTGGACCAGACTGTCGAAGCATTCACCCAGCCTTCCATCACTTCACGACCGATATTGCTGGAAGTGTTTACAGAAAAAGACAAGGACATTGAACACCTGAAAACATATTATCACAACTTAAAATAA
- the menB gene encoding 1,4-dihydroxy-2-naphthoyl-CoA synthase gives MSQPREWKTIKEYQDILFDFYHGIAKITINRPRYRNAFTPTTTSEISDALLICRECQDINVVVLTGAGDKAFCSGGDMHVKGHGGYVGTDGVPRLNVLDVQKQIRSIPKPVIAMVNGYAIGGGHVLHVVCDLTIASENAIFGQTGPRVGSFDAGFGSSYLARIVGQKKAREIWFLCRQYSAQEALEMGLVNKVVPFDQLEDEVVEWAETMMQHSPLALRMIKAGLNAELDGQAGIQELAGDATMLYYMTDEAQEGGKAFLEKRKPDWSKYPKFP, from the coding sequence ATGTCACAACCCAGAGAATGGAAAACCATCAAAGAATACCAAGATATTCTGTTTGATTTCTATCATGGTATTGCCAAAATTACCATCAACCGTCCGCGATACAGAAACGCATTCACCCCGACCACTACTTCCGAAATCAGCGATGCCCTGCTCATCTGCCGTGAGTGTCAGGACATCAACGTGGTGGTACTGACAGGCGCCGGCGACAAAGCCTTCTGCTCCGGCGGCGACATGCACGTGAAAGGACACGGAGGTTATGTAGGCACCGACGGCGTACCCCGCCTGAACGTGCTCGACGTACAGAAACAAATCCGCTCCATCCCGAAACCGGTCATTGCCATGGTCAACGGATATGCCATCGGAGGCGGACACGTACTCCACGTGGTCTGTGACCTGACCATCGCTTCCGAAAATGCCATCTTCGGACAGACAGGGCCTCGTGTGGGCAGCTTCGATGCCGGATTCGGCTCTTCTTACCTGGCCCGGATTGTAGGCCAGAAAAAGGCCCGCGAAATCTGGTTCCTCTGCCGCCAGTATTCTGCCCAGGAAGCACTGGAAATGGGACTGGTGAACAAGGTGGTGCCTTTCGACCAGCTGGAAGATGAAGTAGTGGAATGGGCCGAAACCATGATGCAACACAGTCCGCTGGCCCTGCGTATGATCAAGGCCGGACTCAATGCGGAACTGGACGGACAGGCCGGTATCCAGGAACTTGCCGGAGATGCCACCATGCTCTATTACATGACCGACGAAGCACAGGAAGGCGGAAAAGCATTCCTTGAAAAACGGAAACCCGACTGGAGCAAGTATCCTAAATTCCCCTGA